From Geomonas agri, one genomic window encodes:
- a CDS encoding DUF445 domain-containing protein, producing the protein MDTRQAALTKNKTIAGALLVGAALLFIVARLNHGTGAWGWVAAFAEAAMVGALADWFAVVALFRHPLGLPIPHTAIVAEKKESIADNMGRFIQEKFLATEVLVERMRKFDPARHLCNYLLSRDNAEGLARGITRLISESIDFLEDERVSKVVSAALGDRIDRFDAATSAGNLLESLRKENRHQVVLDELLKRLGGWLATPQSQEKVAVALDTWVETEYPLLSKFIPNRPQFSRNAGEKIVTKVSGFLDAVNADPSHELRLEFDRVVGDFILKLKEDEGMRARVAELKQELVSNHQLSDYAKGLVSDLKSWMVQDLGRDDSSIQRKIADAAVALGDTLSRSGELGDSINEHLEAVVRRYAGDLRSGLAKHISGTVKEWENEEFINEIELSIGSDLQFIRMNGTLVGGMIGILLHAASLVLG; encoded by the coding sequence ATGGATACCAGACAAGCAGCACTTACCAAGAACAAGACCATTGCCGGCGCCCTGTTGGTCGGCGCCGCCCTGCTTTTCATAGTGGCCCGACTCAACCACGGCACCGGCGCCTGGGGCTGGGTAGCCGCCTTCGCTGAGGCCGCCATGGTGGGCGCTCTCGCCGACTGGTTCGCGGTGGTCGCCCTGTTCCGGCACCCGCTGGGGCTCCCCATCCCGCACACCGCCATCGTCGCGGAAAAGAAGGAGAGCATCGCGGACAACATGGGGCGCTTCATCCAGGAGAAGTTTCTTGCCACCGAGGTCCTGGTGGAGCGGATGCGCAAGTTCGACCCCGCCCGGCACCTGTGCAACTACCTGCTCTCCCGCGACAATGCCGAAGGACTGGCGAGAGGGATAACCCGCCTCATCTCCGAATCCATCGACTTCCTCGAGGACGAGCGGGTCAGCAAGGTGGTGAGCGCCGCGCTGGGAGATCGCATCGACCGCTTCGACGCTGCAACCTCCGCAGGCAACCTCCTGGAAAGCCTGAGGAAGGAAAACAGACACCAGGTGGTGCTGGACGAGTTATTGAAGCGCCTCGGCGGATGGCTAGCGACACCGCAGTCGCAGGAAAAGGTAGCGGTGGCGCTCGACACCTGGGTGGAGACCGAGTATCCCCTGTTGAGCAAGTTCATCCCGAATCGTCCCCAGTTTTCCCGTAACGCAGGTGAAAAAATCGTCACGAAGGTGAGCGGGTTCCTCGACGCGGTCAACGCCGACCCAAGCCACGAGCTGCGCCTGGAATTCGACCGGGTCGTGGGGGATTTTATCCTGAAACTCAAAGAGGACGAGGGGATGCGGGCCAGGGTGGCGGAACTGAAGCAGGAACTGGTCAGCAACCACCAGCTTTCCGACTACGCCAAGGGCTTGGTCAGCGACCTGAAGAGTTGGATGGTGCAGGATCTGGGTCGTGACGACTCGAGCATCCAGCGAAAGATTGCCGACGCCGCCGTGGCACTGGGCGATACCCTCTCCCGGAGCGGCGAGCTGGGAGATTCCATCAACGAGCATCTGGAAGCCGTGGTGAGAAGGTACGCCGGCGACCTGAGGAGCGGCCTGGCCAAGCACATTTCAGGGACGGTGAAGGAGTGGGAGAACGAGGAATTCATCAACGAGATCGAGCTCAGCATTGGTTCCGATCTTCAGTTCATCAGGATGAACGGCACCCTGGTCGGTGGCATGATCGGCATCCTGCTGCATGCAGCGTCCTTGGTCTTAGGGTAA